The Candidatus Nomurabacteria bacterium genome has a segment encoding these proteins:
- the recO gene encoding DNA repair protein RecO: protein MHHIHKTEAIVLKTRNTKESDKLVYLFTKDYGFMIARAIGIRKLSSKLRYILDIGSILNINLVHGKSMFQLTSATTLFDTGLIFKNKEKRIVYANLLGILYRLYRGEEENTALFEDVLDSFTFFRDTEMDSEKIKSFEICFVVNLLSQLGYWDLSSGFVIKPYVSESLDYVTKNRPELVGKINQILKETQL from the coding sequence ATAAAACTGAAGCGATTGTTCTCAAGACTAGAAACACCAAAGAGTCTGACAAGCTTGTTTATTTGTTTACCAAAGACTACGGTTTTATGATTGCTCGAGCAATAGGTATAAGAAAGCTTTCCTCTAAACTAAGATATATCCTAGATATAGGTTCTATTCTAAACATAAATCTGGTTCACGGAAAAAGTATGTTTCAACTTACTTCTGCAACAACACTTTTTGACACTGGACTGATTTTCAAAAACAAAGAGAAGAGAATAGTTTACGCAAATCTTCTCGGCATTTTGTATAGACTATATCGTGGAGAAGAAGAGAATACAGCACTTTTCGAAGATGTTTTGGATTCTTTTACTTTTTTTAGAGATACAGAAATGGATTCAGAAAAAATAAAATCTTTTGAAATTTGTTTTGTTGTTAATCTCCTTAGCCAACTTGGTTACTGGGATCTTTCTTCTGGTTTTGTTATAAAGCCATACGTATCAGAATCTCTAGACTATGTCACAAAAAATAGACCAGAACTTGTCGGTAAAATAAACCAAATCCTCAAAGAAACACAGCTATAA